A window of the Gammaproteobacteria bacterium genome harbors these coding sequences:
- a CDS encoding conserved hypothetical protein (Evidence 4 : Unknown function but conserved in other organisms): protein MKHRIDPKIDCVFKALLGSPENRNLLTHFLNAILASDLRAPITSVSILNPYNNKEFANDKFSIVDVKATDANDHIYQVEIQLVSYHYLPARILYTWTDIYSQQLQSGNDYTLLRPTYAIWLLAENLIPKDNDYLHAFQLHDTKGQMLIEHGGIWLLELEKFATQLIENEQQRWLQFFKTGDQLDDARLPDWMTTPEMRQAMTTLRQFSEKERNYHKYQARQNYLRQQRTMQLENEMGIEAERKEKLQALLREQTVLREKDVATREKDAAMQRENQAMQEKEAALAEIERLKALLSLEMRQAMITLRQYA, encoded by the coding sequence ATGAAACACCGTATAGACCCCAAGATCGACTGTGTCTTCAAGGCACTGCTCGGATCGCCGGAAAACCGCAATCTCCTGACTCATTTTCTCAATGCTATATTAGCGAGCGATTTACGTGCGCCGATCACCAGCGTTAGCATTCTAAATCCATACAACAACAAGGAGTTTGCCAACGACAAGTTCAGCATCGTAGATGTCAAAGCTACTGATGCCAACGATCATATCTACCAGGTAGAAATTCAACTGGTCAGTTACCATTATCTACCCGCCCGGATCCTCTATACCTGGACCGATATCTACAGCCAGCAATTGCAAAGCGGGAATGATTATACTTTGCTCCGACCCACCTATGCCATTTGGTTATTGGCCGAGAACCTAATCCCTAAAGATAACGACTACCTTCACGCCTTCCAGCTCCACGATACTAAAGGCCAAATGCTGATCGAGCACGGCGGCATTTGGCTACTTGAACTCGAAAAATTCGCTACCCAACTTATCGAAAACGAGCAACAACGTTGGTTGCAATTCTTCAAGACCGGTGATCAACTCGACGACGCTCGACTACCCGATTGGATGACCACTCCCGAAATGAGGCAGGCAATGACCACTTTACGCCAATTCTCCGAAAAAGAGCGCAACTACCACAAATACCAAGCCCGCCAAAACTATTTACGCCAGCAGCGTACCATGCAATTAGAAAACGAAATGGGGATAGAGGCGGAGCGGAAGGAAAAGTTGCAAGCATTACTGCGCGAGCAAACAGTGCTAAGGGAAAAAGACGTAGCCACGCGGGAAAAAGACGCAGCCATGCAGCGCGAGAATCAGGCCATGCAGGAAAAAGAAGCTGCCTTAGCTGAGATCGAGCGACTTAAGGCGTTACTCTCTCTCGAAATGAGGCAGGCGATGATCACCTTACGCCAATATG